The Bremerella alba genome includes the window TCTTCCATGCGCGCTAACACAACGTGCAGTTGCGTCTCGGCCGAAGAGCGAGGCTGATCGGTCGTTGGCATGTTTTCGGCGTCGACCTGATTGCCGTCGTAGTTGCTGCGAACAAAGTCGTTCGGGGCCAGGCGTCCCTTATCCATACCGCTGGCCGTAACCATCAGTTGGAGCGGGCTGCGATTGACGACGACGCTATAGTTGCTGCTCGTGCCGACAGACCAGCCACGCTCGAAGAAATATTGGCCCGTTTCCCGGAGCCCTTGGACCTGCTTGTCGAGGCCAGATAGGGCAGGGTGGGAAGGAGAACTCTTCAGCTCGGTATCGGTGCTCATGAGGTGTCTGAATTCTTTCGCAGGCGGGCATTCAGGTACTTGAGTGCCGTCTGGCATCGCTATTGAGTAAAGGCAAGAAGTGTGAGTGTAGCAAATCGGGATGGTGCATCAACTCGCCACGCAGGTTCGGCGGTCGTTCAGCTATGCATCCTAGCGTTCTCATCTCCGGCGGCAATGATGGCAGCTTCCGCCGTGGCGAGTTCATCCAGCCGCGACATGACTTCCGCATCGGGTGCGTAATGCTTGGCCAGGCGTACGTATACAGCGTGGTGCCGCGCTTCGGATTCAAACAAACTATCGTAGAAATCACGCAACTCGGCATCTGGCAGGTGTTTGCGAAGCTGGTCGAAACGTTCGCAGCTGCGGGCCTCGATCAGTCCGGCAATCAGCAGTCGGTCGACGGCTCGCTGGGGTTCCTGGCTTCGGATCAACGCGTGCAATTGGCTGCCATAATTACCCGGTTTCAGGCGGCAGAACTTGATACCCCGTCGCTTGAGCAGCTGCCGCACCATCTGAAAGTGCTCGAGTTCCTCGTTGACGATCTCGGTCATCTCGCGGCACAGCTCTTCATCTTCGATGTAGGCGAACATCAAGTTCAGGGCCGTCCCAGCTGCTTTCTTTTCGCAGTGGGC containing:
- the miaE gene encoding tRNA-(ms[2]io[6]A)-hydroxylase, with product MLHLKSESGQLWLDQVEKQTDLILIDHAHCEKKAAGTALNLMFAYIEDEELCREMTEIVNEELEHFQMVRQLLKRRGIKFCRLKPGNYGSQLHALIRSQEPQRAVDRLLIAGLIEARSCERFDQLRKHLPDAELRDFYDSLFESEARHHAVYVRLAKHYAPDAEVMSRLDELATAEAAIIAAGDENARMHS